Proteins from a single region of Phyllopteryx taeniolatus isolate TA_2022b chromosome 10, UOR_Ptae_1.2, whole genome shotgun sequence:
- the prpf19 gene encoding pre-mRNA-processing factor 19, which yields MSLVCAISNEVPEHACVSPVSNQVFERRLIEKYIAENGTDPMNGQPLSEEQLVDIKISHPIRPKAPSATSIPAILKSLQDEWDAVMLHSFTLRQQLQTTRQELSHALYQHDAACRVIARLTKEVTAAREALATLKPQAGLITPQTAPASQPAVVGAAGEPMEINEQVGMTPEIIQKLQDKATILTTERKKRGKTVPEELVRAEDLGKYRQVASHAGLHSASVPGILALDLCPSDTNKVLTGGADKNVVVFDKNEEQIVATLKGHTKKVTSVIYHPSQSVVFSASPDTTIRVWSVTGGNCVQVVRAHEAGVTGLSLHATGDYLLSSSEDQYWAFSDIQTGRVLTKVTDESASCALTCAQFHPDGLIFGTGTADSQIKIWDLKERTNVANFPGHSGPVTSIAFSENGYYLATGAQDSSLKLWDLRKLKNFKTITLDNNYEVKSLVFDQSGTYLAVGGSDIRVYICKQWSEVLNFTDHTGLVSGVAFGENARFLSSAGMDRSLKFYSL from the exons ATGTCTTTGGTGTGTGCAA TCTCCAACGAGGTGCCAGAGCACGCGTGTGTCTCTCCAGTGTCCAACCAAGTGTTTGAGCGCCGCCTCATCGAGAAGTACATTGCAGAGAATGGGACGGACCCGATGAATGGACAGCCGCTGTCGGAGGAGCAACTTGTCGATATCAAAA TCTCCCACCCTATTAGACCAAAGGCACCATCAGCTACAAGCATTCCTGCCATTCTAAAGTCTCTCCAAGATGAGTGG GATGCTGTTATGCTTCACAGCTTCACCCTGAGGCAGCAGCTGCAGACGACTCGCCAAGAGCTCTCACACGCCCTCTACCAACACGATGCCGCATGCAGAGTCATCGCTCGACTCACCAAAGAGGTCACTGCGGCCAGAGAAG CTCTTGCCACACTCAAACCTCAGGCTGGGTTGATCACACCTCAGACAGCCCCTGCCTCTCAGCCAGCTGTAGTG GGTGCTGCTGGAGAGCCAATGGAGATTAATGAACAAGTGGGCATGACTCCAGAGATCATCCAGAAG cttcaaGACAAAGCCACAATTCTTACCACAGAGAGAAAGAAG AGAGGAAAAACTGTTCCAGAGGAGCTGGTTAGAGCTGAAGATCTTGGCAAGTACCGCCAAGTGGCCTCTCACGCT GGTCTTCACAGTGCCAGTGTTCCAGGTATTCTTGCTCTGGATCTGTGTCCCTCAGACACCAACAAAGTGCTCACTG GTGGTGCTGATAAAAACGTGGTCGTGTTTGACAAGAACGAGGAGCAGATTGTGGCAACCCTAAAGGGTCACACCAAGAAGGTCACCTCTGTCATCTACCATCCATCCCAG TCTGTGGTTTTCTCTGCATCTCCCGACACCACCATCCGTGTGTGGTCTGTCACTGGGGGCAACTGTGTCCAGGTGGTGCGTGCCCACGAGGCAGGTGTCACTGGATTGTCGCTGCATGCCACTGGGGACTACCTGCTCAGCTCCTCTGAGGATCAG TACTGGGCCTTCTCTGACATCCAGACTGGTCGAGTCCTCACCAAAGTCACAGATGAAAGTGCCAGCTGTG CCCTCACCTGTGCTCAGTTCCACCCTGATGGTCTCATCTTTGGTACTGGAACTGCTGACTCACAGATAAAGATCTGGGACCTGAAGGAGCGCACCAACGTGGCCAACTTCCCTGGTCACTCTGGCCCCGTCACTTCCATTGCGTTCTCTGAGAACGGATACTATCTGGCGACAG GTGCGCAGGATAGTTCTCTGAAACTCTGGGATCTGAGGAAACTCAAGAACTTCAAGACAATCACACTGGACAACAACTATGAG GTGAAGTCCCTCGTGTTTGACCAAAGTGGTACCTACCTGGCTGTAGGAGGGTCGGACATCCGCGTCTACATCTGCAAACAGTGGTCTGAGGTCCTCAATTTCACAG ATCACACAGGTTTGGTGAGTGGTGTGGCCTTTGGAGAGAACGCTCGTTTCCTGAGCTCTGCAGGAATGGACCGAAGTCTCAAATTTTACAGTTTGTAG
- the LOC133484789 gene encoding uncharacterized protein LOC133484789 isoform X1: MQEKMSHCALFAMLCSLPLAVGWVILGDREEVQIVCAGKEFSLPVYSTSRTVTFTPNTAGPRRVLLEKTIVNDPRFEWTKDKMLVLKNVTHADQGLYSIKLSSGFTYETVRLTVSECIKSYYRNYGENFDHNIPENGFVLEFAPRGAPAEAMPIVLWNRTDPDTGIVGRGRLLRDRRVWVADRVTQADQGNYTVRDAEGKVLSRSTLTVRGHTFNVTRFNKESLNLPLFLPVPRAYLIFTPTRHPDESSLGPFDSKAPRGPVQLMREGHITDHDMRYRGLVSVGRNGSVNEVVIARLTSRHDGVYEIRDINGNLVSSTLLQVIERGGRWRALLKSITVPSGMFVSLAGFILFMKRYPNCSLSQILTCLRTNRTPQAQPPRVNIQNYSQPSAQPAGYYNHGQQQGTPRKWTPRASPVHTGYTPVTVGTPPWLTPVHARAENFEGQRSPSLSSPCRNSSAEQEIPHEEERRISFPVAGASDCLQSTEGCVQFQINKKAVQERQSNTNEFYSALPLDTDTSDACSVYTSEKLNFL, translated from the exons GTTGGGTCATACTGG GTGACAGAGAAGAAGTCCAGATAGTTTGCGCCGGGAAGGAATTCAGTTTGCCGGTCTACTCTACATCAAGAACCGTGACTTTTACTCCGAACACTGCAGGACCGAGGCGTGTTCTCCTCGAGAAGACAATT gtGAATGACCCTCGTTTTGAGTGGAccaaagacaaaatgctggtcCTCAAAAATGTGACTCATGCGGACCAGGGACTTTATTCTATCAAACTGTCTTCTGGATTCACCTATGAGACTGTTCGTCTGACGGTTTCAG AATGCATCAAGTCCTACTACAGAAACTATGGAGAAAACTTTGACCACAATATCCCTGAGAACGGCTTCGTACTGGAGTTTGCTCCCCGAGGCGCTCCAGCCGAGGCGATGCCAATAGTCCTGTGGAACCGAACCGATCCTGATACTGGCATTGTGGGTCGGGGCCGGTTGCTACGAGACAGGAGGGTCTGGGTGGCAGACAGAGTCACGCAAGCCGACCAAGGCAACTACACAGTGAGAGACGCTGAGGGGAAAGTGTTGTCTCGCAGCACCCTCACTGTCCGTG GACACACTTTCAATGTGACCCGCTTCAACAAAGAGTCTCTGAACCTCCCCCTCTTCCTCCCCGTGCCACGTGCCTACCTTATCTTCACCCCCACCCGACACCCTGACGAATCCTCGTTGGGTCCTTTCGACTCCAAGGCCCCCCGCGGTCCCGTGCAGTTAATGCGCGAGGGCCACATCACCGACCACGACATGCGGTACAGGGGTCTGGTCTCCGTAGGCAGGAACGGATCCGTCAACGAAGTGGTCATAGCGAGGTTGACCTCGAGGCACGATGGCGTCTATGAGATCAGAGACATTAATGGCAACCTGGTGTCTTCCACCTTATTGCAGGTGATTG AAAGGGGGGGCAGGTGGCGAGCTCTTCTCAAGTCCATCACTGTCCCTTCCGGCATGTTTGTGTCGCTGGCCGGTTTCATCCTGTTCATGAAGCGCTACCCCAACTGCAGCCTGTCGCAGATCCTCACCTGCCTCAGGACGAACCGCACGCCACAAGCCCAGCCCCCGAGGGTCAACATCCAG AACTACAGCCAGCCAAGCGCTCAGCCTGCAGGCTACTATAATCACGGCCAGCAGCAGGGGACGCCGAGAAAATGGACCCCGAGAGCCAGTCCGGTTCATACT GGTTACACTCCCGTTACGGTAGGAACTCCACCTTGGCTCACTCCTGTTCATGCGAGGGCTGAAAATTTTGAAGGACAAAGATCCCCTTCTCTGAGCTCCCCCTGTCGCAATTCTTCTGCCGAG CAGGAAATACCTCATGAAGAAGAGAGAAGGATTTCCTTTCCAGTGGCTGGAGCATCAGATTGCCTGCAGTCTACCGAAGGTTGCGTTCAATTCCAGATCAATAAGAAAGCAGTTCAAGAAAGGCAGAGCAACACGAATGAATTTTATTCCGCGCTGCCGCTGGACACGGATACGTCCGATGCCTGCAGTGTTTACACTTCCGAGAAGCTGAACTTCTTATAG
- the LOC133484789 gene encoding uncharacterized protein LOC133484789 isoform X3 has protein sequence MSHCALFAMLCSLPLAVGWVILGDREEVQIVCAGKEFSLPVYSTSRTVTFTPNTAGPRRVLLEKTIVNDPRFEWTKDKMLVLKNVTHADQGLYSIKLSSGFTYETVRLTVSECIKSYYRNYGENFDHNIPENGFVLEFAPRGAPAEAMPIVLWNRTDPDTGIVGRGRLLRDRRVWVADRVTQADQGNYTVRDAEGKVLSRSTLTVRGHTFNVTRFNKESLNLPLFLPVPRAYLIFTPTRHPDESSLGPFDSKAPRGPVQLMREGHITDHDMRYRGLVSVGRNGSVNEVVIARLTSRHDGVYEIRDINGNLVSSTLLQVIERGGRWRALLKSITVPSGMFVSLAGFILFMKRYPNCSLSQILTCLRTNRTPQAQPPRVNIQNYSQPSAQPAGYYNHGQQQGTPRKWTPRASPVHTGYTPVTVGTPPWLTPVHARAENFEGQRSPSLSSPCRNSSAEQEIPHEEERRISFPVAGASDCLQSTEGCVQFQINKKAVQERQSNTNEFYSALPLDTDTSDACSVYTSEKLNFL, from the exons GTTGGGTCATACTGG GTGACAGAGAAGAAGTCCAGATAGTTTGCGCCGGGAAGGAATTCAGTTTGCCGGTCTACTCTACATCAAGAACCGTGACTTTTACTCCGAACACTGCAGGACCGAGGCGTGTTCTCCTCGAGAAGACAATT gtGAATGACCCTCGTTTTGAGTGGAccaaagacaaaatgctggtcCTCAAAAATGTGACTCATGCGGACCAGGGACTTTATTCTATCAAACTGTCTTCTGGATTCACCTATGAGACTGTTCGTCTGACGGTTTCAG AATGCATCAAGTCCTACTACAGAAACTATGGAGAAAACTTTGACCACAATATCCCTGAGAACGGCTTCGTACTGGAGTTTGCTCCCCGAGGCGCTCCAGCCGAGGCGATGCCAATAGTCCTGTGGAACCGAACCGATCCTGATACTGGCATTGTGGGTCGGGGCCGGTTGCTACGAGACAGGAGGGTCTGGGTGGCAGACAGAGTCACGCAAGCCGACCAAGGCAACTACACAGTGAGAGACGCTGAGGGGAAAGTGTTGTCTCGCAGCACCCTCACTGTCCGTG GACACACTTTCAATGTGACCCGCTTCAACAAAGAGTCTCTGAACCTCCCCCTCTTCCTCCCCGTGCCACGTGCCTACCTTATCTTCACCCCCACCCGACACCCTGACGAATCCTCGTTGGGTCCTTTCGACTCCAAGGCCCCCCGCGGTCCCGTGCAGTTAATGCGCGAGGGCCACATCACCGACCACGACATGCGGTACAGGGGTCTGGTCTCCGTAGGCAGGAACGGATCCGTCAACGAAGTGGTCATAGCGAGGTTGACCTCGAGGCACGATGGCGTCTATGAGATCAGAGACATTAATGGCAACCTGGTGTCTTCCACCTTATTGCAGGTGATTG AAAGGGGGGGCAGGTGGCGAGCTCTTCTCAAGTCCATCACTGTCCCTTCCGGCATGTTTGTGTCGCTGGCCGGTTTCATCCTGTTCATGAAGCGCTACCCCAACTGCAGCCTGTCGCAGATCCTCACCTGCCTCAGGACGAACCGCACGCCACAAGCCCAGCCCCCGAGGGTCAACATCCAG AACTACAGCCAGCCAAGCGCTCAGCCTGCAGGCTACTATAATCACGGCCAGCAGCAGGGGACGCCGAGAAAATGGACCCCGAGAGCCAGTCCGGTTCATACT GGTTACACTCCCGTTACGGTAGGAACTCCACCTTGGCTCACTCCTGTTCATGCGAGGGCTGAAAATTTTGAAGGACAAAGATCCCCTTCTCTGAGCTCCCCCTGTCGCAATTCTTCTGCCGAG CAGGAAATACCTCATGAAGAAGAGAGAAGGATTTCCTTTCCAGTGGCTGGAGCATCAGATTGCCTGCAGTCTACCGAAGGTTGCGTTCAATTCCAGATCAATAAGAAAGCAGTTCAAGAAAGGCAGAGCAACACGAATGAATTTTATTCCGCGCTGCCGCTGGACACGGATACGTCCGATGCCTGCAGTGTTTACACTTCCGAGAAGCTGAACTTCTTATAG
- the LOC133484789 gene encoding uncharacterized protein LOC133484789 isoform X2, whose product MQEKMSHCALFAMLCSLPLAVGWVILGDREEVQIVCAGKEFSLPVYSTSRTVTFTPNTAGPRRVLLEKTIVNDPRFEWTKDKMLVLKNVTHADQGLYSIKLSSGFTYETVRLTVSECIKSYYRNYGENFDHNIPENGFVLEFAPRGAPAEAMPIVLWNRTDPDTGIVGRGRLLRDRRVWVADRVTQADQGNYTVRDAEGKVLSRSTLTVRGHTFNVTRFNKESLNLPLFLPVPRAYLIFTPTRHPDESSLGPFDSKAPRGPVQLMREGHITDHDMRYRGLVSVGRNGSVNEVVIARLTSRHDGVYEIRDINGNLVSSTLLQVIERGGRWRALLKSITVPSGMFVSLAGFILFMKRYPNCSLSQILTCLRTNRTPQAQPPRVNIQNYSQPSAQPAGYYNHGQQQGTPRKWTPRASPVHTGYTPVTVGTPPWLTPVHARAENFEGQRSPSLSSPCRNSSAEEIPHEEERRISFPVAGASDCLQSTEGCVQFQINKKAVQERQSNTNEFYSALPLDTDTSDACSVYTSEKLNFL is encoded by the exons GTTGGGTCATACTGG GTGACAGAGAAGAAGTCCAGATAGTTTGCGCCGGGAAGGAATTCAGTTTGCCGGTCTACTCTACATCAAGAACCGTGACTTTTACTCCGAACACTGCAGGACCGAGGCGTGTTCTCCTCGAGAAGACAATT gtGAATGACCCTCGTTTTGAGTGGAccaaagacaaaatgctggtcCTCAAAAATGTGACTCATGCGGACCAGGGACTTTATTCTATCAAACTGTCTTCTGGATTCACCTATGAGACTGTTCGTCTGACGGTTTCAG AATGCATCAAGTCCTACTACAGAAACTATGGAGAAAACTTTGACCACAATATCCCTGAGAACGGCTTCGTACTGGAGTTTGCTCCCCGAGGCGCTCCAGCCGAGGCGATGCCAATAGTCCTGTGGAACCGAACCGATCCTGATACTGGCATTGTGGGTCGGGGCCGGTTGCTACGAGACAGGAGGGTCTGGGTGGCAGACAGAGTCACGCAAGCCGACCAAGGCAACTACACAGTGAGAGACGCTGAGGGGAAAGTGTTGTCTCGCAGCACCCTCACTGTCCGTG GACACACTTTCAATGTGACCCGCTTCAACAAAGAGTCTCTGAACCTCCCCCTCTTCCTCCCCGTGCCACGTGCCTACCTTATCTTCACCCCCACCCGACACCCTGACGAATCCTCGTTGGGTCCTTTCGACTCCAAGGCCCCCCGCGGTCCCGTGCAGTTAATGCGCGAGGGCCACATCACCGACCACGACATGCGGTACAGGGGTCTGGTCTCCGTAGGCAGGAACGGATCCGTCAACGAAGTGGTCATAGCGAGGTTGACCTCGAGGCACGATGGCGTCTATGAGATCAGAGACATTAATGGCAACCTGGTGTCTTCCACCTTATTGCAGGTGATTG AAAGGGGGGGCAGGTGGCGAGCTCTTCTCAAGTCCATCACTGTCCCTTCCGGCATGTTTGTGTCGCTGGCCGGTTTCATCCTGTTCATGAAGCGCTACCCCAACTGCAGCCTGTCGCAGATCCTCACCTGCCTCAGGACGAACCGCACGCCACAAGCCCAGCCCCCGAGGGTCAACATCCAG AACTACAGCCAGCCAAGCGCTCAGCCTGCAGGCTACTATAATCACGGCCAGCAGCAGGGGACGCCGAGAAAATGGACCCCGAGAGCCAGTCCGGTTCATACT GGTTACACTCCCGTTACGGTAGGAACTCCACCTTGGCTCACTCCTGTTCATGCGAGGGCTGAAAATTTTGAAGGACAAAGATCCCCTTCTCTGAGCTCCCCCTGTCGCAATTCTTCTGCCGAG GAAATACCTCATGAAGAAGAGAGAAGGATTTCCTTTCCAGTGGCTGGAGCATCAGATTGCCTGCAGTCTACCGAAGGTTGCGTTCAATTCCAGATCAATAAGAAAGCAGTTCAAGAAAGGCAGAGCAACACGAATGAATTTTATTCCGCGCTGCCGCTGGACACGGATACGTCCGATGCCTGCAGTGTTTACACTTCCGAGAAGCTGAACTTCTTATAG
- the LOC133484789 gene encoding uncharacterized protein LOC133484789 isoform X4 — MQEKMSHCALFAMLCSLPLAVGDREEVQIVCAGKEFSLPVYSTSRTVTFTPNTAGPRRVLLEKTIVNDPRFEWTKDKMLVLKNVTHADQGLYSIKLSSGFTYETVRLTVSECIKSYYRNYGENFDHNIPENGFVLEFAPRGAPAEAMPIVLWNRTDPDTGIVGRGRLLRDRRVWVADRVTQADQGNYTVRDAEGKVLSRSTLTVRGHTFNVTRFNKESLNLPLFLPVPRAYLIFTPTRHPDESSLGPFDSKAPRGPVQLMREGHITDHDMRYRGLVSVGRNGSVNEVVIARLTSRHDGVYEIRDINGNLVSSTLLQVIERGGRWRALLKSITVPSGMFVSLAGFILFMKRYPNCSLSQILTCLRTNRTPQAQPPRVNIQNYSQPSAQPAGYYNHGQQQGTPRKWTPRASPVHTGYTPVTVGTPPWLTPVHARAENFEGQRSPSLSSPCRNSSAEQEIPHEEERRISFPVAGASDCLQSTEGCVQFQINKKAVQERQSNTNEFYSALPLDTDTSDACSVYTSEKLNFL; from the exons GTGACAGAGAAGAAGTCCAGATAGTTTGCGCCGGGAAGGAATTCAGTTTGCCGGTCTACTCTACATCAAGAACCGTGACTTTTACTCCGAACACTGCAGGACCGAGGCGTGTTCTCCTCGAGAAGACAATT gtGAATGACCCTCGTTTTGAGTGGAccaaagacaaaatgctggtcCTCAAAAATGTGACTCATGCGGACCAGGGACTTTATTCTATCAAACTGTCTTCTGGATTCACCTATGAGACTGTTCGTCTGACGGTTTCAG AATGCATCAAGTCCTACTACAGAAACTATGGAGAAAACTTTGACCACAATATCCCTGAGAACGGCTTCGTACTGGAGTTTGCTCCCCGAGGCGCTCCAGCCGAGGCGATGCCAATAGTCCTGTGGAACCGAACCGATCCTGATACTGGCATTGTGGGTCGGGGCCGGTTGCTACGAGACAGGAGGGTCTGGGTGGCAGACAGAGTCACGCAAGCCGACCAAGGCAACTACACAGTGAGAGACGCTGAGGGGAAAGTGTTGTCTCGCAGCACCCTCACTGTCCGTG GACACACTTTCAATGTGACCCGCTTCAACAAAGAGTCTCTGAACCTCCCCCTCTTCCTCCCCGTGCCACGTGCCTACCTTATCTTCACCCCCACCCGACACCCTGACGAATCCTCGTTGGGTCCTTTCGACTCCAAGGCCCCCCGCGGTCCCGTGCAGTTAATGCGCGAGGGCCACATCACCGACCACGACATGCGGTACAGGGGTCTGGTCTCCGTAGGCAGGAACGGATCCGTCAACGAAGTGGTCATAGCGAGGTTGACCTCGAGGCACGATGGCGTCTATGAGATCAGAGACATTAATGGCAACCTGGTGTCTTCCACCTTATTGCAGGTGATTG AAAGGGGGGGCAGGTGGCGAGCTCTTCTCAAGTCCATCACTGTCCCTTCCGGCATGTTTGTGTCGCTGGCCGGTTTCATCCTGTTCATGAAGCGCTACCCCAACTGCAGCCTGTCGCAGATCCTCACCTGCCTCAGGACGAACCGCACGCCACAAGCCCAGCCCCCGAGGGTCAACATCCAG AACTACAGCCAGCCAAGCGCTCAGCCTGCAGGCTACTATAATCACGGCCAGCAGCAGGGGACGCCGAGAAAATGGACCCCGAGAGCCAGTCCGGTTCATACT GGTTACACTCCCGTTACGGTAGGAACTCCACCTTGGCTCACTCCTGTTCATGCGAGGGCTGAAAATTTTGAAGGACAAAGATCCCCTTCTCTGAGCTCCCCCTGTCGCAATTCTTCTGCCGAG CAGGAAATACCTCATGAAGAAGAGAGAAGGATTTCCTTTCCAGTGGCTGGAGCATCAGATTGCCTGCAGTCTACCGAAGGTTGCGTTCAATTCCAGATCAATAAGAAAGCAGTTCAAGAAAGGCAGAGCAACACGAATGAATTTTATTCCGCGCTGCCGCTGGACACGGATACGTCCGATGCCTGCAGTGTTTACACTTCCGAGAAGCTGAACTTCTTATAG
- the LOC133484789 gene encoding uncharacterized protein LOC133484789 isoform X5: MSHCALFAMLCSLPLAVGDREEVQIVCAGKEFSLPVYSTSRTVTFTPNTAGPRRVLLEKTIVNDPRFEWTKDKMLVLKNVTHADQGLYSIKLSSGFTYETVRLTVSECIKSYYRNYGENFDHNIPENGFVLEFAPRGAPAEAMPIVLWNRTDPDTGIVGRGRLLRDRRVWVADRVTQADQGNYTVRDAEGKVLSRSTLTVRGHTFNVTRFNKESLNLPLFLPVPRAYLIFTPTRHPDESSLGPFDSKAPRGPVQLMREGHITDHDMRYRGLVSVGRNGSVNEVVIARLTSRHDGVYEIRDINGNLVSSTLLQVIERGGRWRALLKSITVPSGMFVSLAGFILFMKRYPNCSLSQILTCLRTNRTPQAQPPRVNIQNYSQPSAQPAGYYNHGQQQGTPRKWTPRASPVHTGYTPVTVGTPPWLTPVHARAENFEGQRSPSLSSPCRNSSAEQEIPHEEERRISFPVAGASDCLQSTEGCVQFQINKKAVQERQSNTNEFYSALPLDTDTSDACSVYTSEKLNFL, from the exons GTGACAGAGAAGAAGTCCAGATAGTTTGCGCCGGGAAGGAATTCAGTTTGCCGGTCTACTCTACATCAAGAACCGTGACTTTTACTCCGAACACTGCAGGACCGAGGCGTGTTCTCCTCGAGAAGACAATT gtGAATGACCCTCGTTTTGAGTGGAccaaagacaaaatgctggtcCTCAAAAATGTGACTCATGCGGACCAGGGACTTTATTCTATCAAACTGTCTTCTGGATTCACCTATGAGACTGTTCGTCTGACGGTTTCAG AATGCATCAAGTCCTACTACAGAAACTATGGAGAAAACTTTGACCACAATATCCCTGAGAACGGCTTCGTACTGGAGTTTGCTCCCCGAGGCGCTCCAGCCGAGGCGATGCCAATAGTCCTGTGGAACCGAACCGATCCTGATACTGGCATTGTGGGTCGGGGCCGGTTGCTACGAGACAGGAGGGTCTGGGTGGCAGACAGAGTCACGCAAGCCGACCAAGGCAACTACACAGTGAGAGACGCTGAGGGGAAAGTGTTGTCTCGCAGCACCCTCACTGTCCGTG GACACACTTTCAATGTGACCCGCTTCAACAAAGAGTCTCTGAACCTCCCCCTCTTCCTCCCCGTGCCACGTGCCTACCTTATCTTCACCCCCACCCGACACCCTGACGAATCCTCGTTGGGTCCTTTCGACTCCAAGGCCCCCCGCGGTCCCGTGCAGTTAATGCGCGAGGGCCACATCACCGACCACGACATGCGGTACAGGGGTCTGGTCTCCGTAGGCAGGAACGGATCCGTCAACGAAGTGGTCATAGCGAGGTTGACCTCGAGGCACGATGGCGTCTATGAGATCAGAGACATTAATGGCAACCTGGTGTCTTCCACCTTATTGCAGGTGATTG AAAGGGGGGGCAGGTGGCGAGCTCTTCTCAAGTCCATCACTGTCCCTTCCGGCATGTTTGTGTCGCTGGCCGGTTTCATCCTGTTCATGAAGCGCTACCCCAACTGCAGCCTGTCGCAGATCCTCACCTGCCTCAGGACGAACCGCACGCCACAAGCCCAGCCCCCGAGGGTCAACATCCAG AACTACAGCCAGCCAAGCGCTCAGCCTGCAGGCTACTATAATCACGGCCAGCAGCAGGGGACGCCGAGAAAATGGACCCCGAGAGCCAGTCCGGTTCATACT GGTTACACTCCCGTTACGGTAGGAACTCCACCTTGGCTCACTCCTGTTCATGCGAGGGCTGAAAATTTTGAAGGACAAAGATCCCCTTCTCTGAGCTCCCCCTGTCGCAATTCTTCTGCCGAG CAGGAAATACCTCATGAAGAAGAGAGAAGGATTTCCTTTCCAGTGGCTGGAGCATCAGATTGCCTGCAGTCTACCGAAGGTTGCGTTCAATTCCAGATCAATAAGAAAGCAGTTCAAGAAAGGCAGAGCAACACGAATGAATTTTATTCCGCGCTGCCGCTGGACACGGATACGTCCGATGCCTGCAGTGTTTACACTTCCGAGAAGCTGAACTTCTTATAG